One genomic window of Paenisporosarcina antarctica includes the following:
- a CDS encoding DUF3243 domain-containing protein, which produces MALLENWQKWTHFLGTNVMNAESTGMTKKAIQSTAYEIGDYLAKNVDPKNEQERVLADLWSVASEDEQHSLANMVVKLVQQKNVQ; this is translated from the coding sequence ATGGCTTTGCTTGAAAACTGGCAAAAATGGACCCACTTTCTAGGTACAAATGTAATGAATGCCGAATCTACTGGAATGACTAAAAAAGCTATTCAATCTACAGCATATGAAATCGGTGATTACTTAGCTAAAAATGTGGATCCGAAAAATGAGCAAGAACGTGTACTTGCTGACTTATGGTCAGTGGCTTCAGAAGATGAACAACATTCTTTAGCGAACATGGTTGTAAAATTAGTTCAACAAAAAAATGTGCAATAA
- a CDS encoding ABC transporter permease — MSLLEVLYFLVPAAIFYAAPLIVTAIGGVFSERSGVVNIGLEGLMVMGAFIGILFNLSFVHIFGAGTPWMALLAAMIVASLFSLLHAVASITFRADHVVSGVAINLLAIALCLYLVKMIYGKGQTDFIQERFLRDDIPFLKDIPVLGPMFFQNVYATSVLAIVIAILAWVVLYFTPFGLRLRAVGEHPMAADTMGINVTRMRYIAVMISGGLAGIGGAIYSQSISLDFSHSTINGQGFMALAALIFGKWHPLGAMGAALFFGFAQALSIVGGSIPFIEDVPNVFLLILPYVLTILALAGFIGKAHAPKALGTSYIKGKR, encoded by the coding sequence ATGAGTTTATTAGAAGTATTATATTTCCTTGTTCCTGCTGCAATCTTTTATGCGGCTCCTCTAATTGTAACCGCCATTGGTGGTGTGTTTTCTGAACGTTCGGGTGTTGTTAACATCGGCTTAGAAGGACTCATGGTCATGGGAGCTTTTATTGGAATCTTGTTTAATTTATCATTTGTTCATATTTTTGGTGCAGGTACACCATGGATGGCACTTTTAGCTGCCATGATAGTTGCTTCATTATTTTCTCTATTACATGCAGTTGCTTCTATAACATTTAGAGCAGATCATGTTGTTTCGGGTGTAGCTATTAACTTGTTGGCTATAGCTCTTTGCCTATACCTTGTTAAAATGATTTATGGAAAAGGACAAACGGATTTTATACAAGAACGTTTCTTACGTGACGACATCCCATTTTTAAAAGACATTCCAGTTTTAGGACCGATGTTTTTCCAAAATGTCTATGCGACTTCGGTTTTAGCAATTGTAATTGCCATTCTTGCATGGGTCGTACTATATTTCACGCCTTTTGGATTACGCCTGCGTGCAGTTGGTGAACACCCAATGGCAGCTGATACGATGGGGATAAATGTCACACGTATGCGTTATATTGCCGTGATGATTTCAGGCGGTTTAGCAGGTATTGGTGGTGCAATTTATTCTCAATCAATTTCACTAGACTTTAGTCACTCAACTATTAATGGACAAGGTTTCATGGCTCTTGCTGCTTTAATTTTCGGGAAGTGGCATCCACTTGGAGCAATGGGAGCGGCATTATTCTTCGGATTTGCACAAGCACTAAGTATTGTCGGGGGTTCAATACCCTTTATTGAAGATGTTCCTAACGTATTCTTATTGATTTTGCCGTATGTCTTAACAATTCTTGCTTTAGCTGGTTTCATAGGGAAAGCACATGCGCCAAAAGCTTTAGGTACTTCGTATATTAAAGGCAAAAGATAA
- a CDS encoding ABC transporter ATP-binding protein — translation MEPVIEMLNIRKEFGNFVANDNITLQLNKGEIHALLGENGAGKSTLMNVLFGLYQPEGGEIRVHGNVVKITDPNVANSLGIGMVHQHFMLVEEFSVTENIILGSEPTKMGMINAKSAAKKVQELSELYGLDVDPYAKIKDISVGMQQRVEILKTLYRGAEILIFDEPTSSLTPQEITELIQIMRRLIEEGKSIILITHKLKEIMEVSDRVTIIRKGKGIGTVVTAETNPNELASLMVGRQVEFKTIKGLANPTTDVLNIKDLFVTDYRGIEKVRGLNLNVRKGEIVGIAGIDGNGQSELIEAITGLRKVKSGHVFIKGQEITGKSPRKITESGIGHIPQDRHKHGLILDFSIGHNIALQTYYTEPISKKGFINYSLISKKANEIIQKYDVRTQGDHEPARALSGGNQQKAIIGREIDRDPDLLIAALPTRGLDVGAIEFIHHSLIEQRDKGKAVLLISFELDEVMNVSDRIAVIYEGQIVDTLDPLETNEQELGLLMAGQTNKVAHSHQVKEGGDSHV, via the coding sequence GTGGAACCCGTTATTGAAATGCTAAATATCCGTAAAGAATTCGGGAATTTCGTAGCTAATGACAATATTACCCTTCAACTTAATAAAGGTGAAATTCATGCGCTTCTTGGCGAGAATGGTGCAGGAAAATCAACTTTGATGAATGTACTCTTTGGTCTATATCAACCTGAGGGTGGAGAAATCCGTGTTCATGGAAATGTTGTAAAGATTACGGATCCAAATGTCGCCAATAGTCTTGGCATAGGGATGGTTCATCAGCATTTCATGTTAGTTGAAGAGTTTTCAGTTACAGAAAATATAATTCTCGGTAGTGAACCTACGAAAATGGGAATGATTAATGCAAAATCTGCCGCTAAAAAGGTGCAAGAATTGTCAGAGCTTTATGGTCTAGATGTAGACCCATATGCAAAAATTAAGGATATTTCAGTAGGTATGCAGCAACGTGTAGAGATTTTGAAAACGCTTTACCGAGGAGCGGAGATATTAATCTTTGATGAACCAACTTCATCTTTAACCCCTCAAGAAATTACGGAGTTAATTCAGATTATGCGTCGTTTGATTGAAGAAGGAAAATCTATTATTTTAATAACTCATAAGCTAAAAGAAATTATGGAAGTTTCTGATCGCGTGACCATTATTCGTAAGGGTAAAGGCATTGGTACTGTAGTAACTGCAGAGACCAACCCAAATGAACTCGCCTCCCTAATGGTTGGACGTCAAGTAGAATTTAAAACGATTAAAGGTTTGGCGAACCCAACAACGGATGTATTAAATATCAAAGATTTGTTTGTCACTGATTACCGAGGAATTGAAAAGGTAAGAGGTCTTAACTTAAATGTTCGAAAAGGTGAAATCGTTGGAATCGCAGGAATTGATGGCAATGGACAGTCAGAACTAATTGAAGCAATTACTGGATTGCGTAAAGTGAAAAGTGGCCATGTCTTTATAAAAGGTCAAGAAATTACTGGGAAGAGTCCACGTAAAATAACTGAATCTGGTATTGGACATATCCCTCAAGACCGTCATAAACATGGTCTTATTCTCGATTTTTCAATCGGACACAATATTGCATTGCAAACGTATTATACAGAACCTATTTCTAAAAAAGGGTTTATAAATTATTCACTCATTTCGAAAAAAGCAAATGAAATCATTCAGAAATATGATGTTCGAACACAAGGCGATCATGAGCCTGCGCGAGCATTATCAGGTGGTAATCAACAAAAAGCTATCATCGGTCGTGAAATTGATCGAGATCCTGATTTACTCATTGCTGCACTTCCTACACGTGGTTTAGACGTAGGTGCAATTGAGTTTATTCATCACAGTTTAATTGAACAACGAGATAAAGGGAAAGCTGTGTTGTTAATTTCATTTGAATTAGATGAAGTAATGAACGTCTCTGACCGTATTGCAGTTATCTATGAAGGTCAAATTGTAGACACATTAGATCCTCTTGAAACGAATGAACAAGAACTTGGTTTATTAATGGCAGGTCAAACAAACAAGGTAGCTCATTCTCATCAAGTAAAAGAGGGGGGCGACTCGCATGTCTAA
- the yfmH gene encoding EF-P 5-aminopentanol modification-associated protein YfmH has translation MNELHFKQLDEKLFHEKMNNGLEVYILPKKGFSKTFVTFTTKYGAIDSTFVPPGESEEVTVPDGIAHFLEHKMFEKKDGDVFQTFSGFGASSNAFTSFTRTAYLFSATDHLYENTETLLNFVQEPYFTQATVEKEKGIIGQEITMYDDQPDWRLYFGTIENLYKDHPVKIDIAGTIESIDEITAEHLYTCYETFYHPSNMLLFVVGAVNPDEMMTYIRENQNKKEFAEPQPIKRSFPHEPIEVAIKENKLYMDVQKPKVYVGLKAKETSLQGETMMKQEMAIQLALELIFGRSSDFYVEAYEQGWIDESYAFDFTLEKGFGFAIIGSDTSKPKELIEGVKKELKKVEEKWPFGQVDLDRVRKKKIGYFLRALNSVEFIANQFTRYTFNEMNLFDAVPVLEQMTVADLQQAFTSIQGEEQQTVFSVLPKKDQEIS, from the coding sequence ATGAATGAGCTTCACTTTAAACAATTAGACGAAAAGCTATTCCATGAAAAAATGAATAATGGCTTAGAAGTTTATATTTTACCGAAAAAAGGATTCTCTAAAACATTTGTCACTTTTACAACAAAGTATGGTGCGATTGATAGTACTTTTGTGCCTCCCGGGGAATCAGAAGAAGTTACAGTGCCAGATGGAATTGCCCACTTCTTAGAGCATAAGATGTTTGAAAAAAAAGACGGTGATGTTTTCCAAACGTTTAGTGGGTTTGGTGCTTCGTCCAATGCATTTACTTCGTTTACGCGAACCGCTTATTTATTTTCTGCAACGGATCACTTATATGAAAATACAGAGACTTTATTAAATTTTGTGCAAGAACCATATTTTACGCAAGCCACTGTTGAAAAAGAAAAAGGCATTATTGGCCAAGAAATTACAATGTATGATGACCAACCTGATTGGCGTTTATATTTTGGGACGATAGAAAATTTATACAAAGATCATCCTGTAAAAATTGATATAGCAGGTACGATTGAATCCATTGATGAGATTACAGCTGAACATTTGTATACATGTTATGAAACATTTTACCATCCATCGAATATGTTGTTGTTTGTGGTAGGTGCAGTAAATCCAGATGAAATGATGACATATATTCGTGAAAATCAGAATAAAAAAGAATTTGCGGAACCACAACCAATAAAACGCTCTTTTCCACATGAACCAATAGAAGTGGCAATAAAAGAAAATAAATTGTACATGGATGTTCAAAAACCAAAAGTCTATGTGGGCTTAAAAGCGAAAGAGACATCACTACAAGGTGAAACAATGATGAAGCAAGAAATGGCCATTCAACTAGCTCTTGAATTAATATTTGGACGTTCTTCAGACTTTTATGTGGAAGCATATGAACAAGGTTGGATTGATGAATCATATGCATTTGATTTTACACTTGAAAAAGGCTTTGGATTTGCAATTATTGGATCAGATACTTCAAAACCTAAAGAATTGATAGAAGGTGTGAAGAAAGAACTGAAAAAAGTTGAAGAAAAATGGCCATTTGGTCAAGTGGATTTAGATCGAGTTCGTAAGAAAAAAATCGGCTATTTTCTGCGTGCATTAAATTCCGTTGAATTTATTGCTAATCAATTTACACGTTACACGTTTAATGAGATGAATTTATTTGACGCAGTTCCAGTATTAGAGCAAATGACTGTAGCAGATTTACAACAAGCATTCACTTCTATTCAAGGAGAAGAACAACAGACAGTATTTTCAGTTCTTCCAAAGAAAGACCAAGAAATTTCTTGA
- a CDS encoding BMP family lipoprotein, protein MTKRKFGLALSMVLAASTILGACGTAKDESTETKGGETETKTSDFSVAMVTDIGGVDDKSFNQSAWTGIKEFGEENGLEKGDGGFDYLQSTSDADYNTNLNKLVRRDFDLVFGIGFLMEAAVNEIAGQQPDAHLAIIDAVVDQPNVASVLFKEQEGSYLAGVAAALMTKSKKIGFVGGMEIPVIERFEAGFLEGVAAVDPNIEVDVQYTGAFDKAELGKTTANRMYSSGVDIIFHAAGGTGNGVFAEAKELKTKNPDAYVWVIGVDSDQYEEGTVGDTNITLTSMLKRVDVAVKNLSKMAMDGEFPGGETTVYGLTEEGVGLADSRGAIPDDVLAQIDEYSKKIADGEIEVSDTVK, encoded by the coding sequence TTGACAAAGCGTAAATTTGGTTTGGCTTTATCGATGGTATTAGCTGCTAGTACGATTTTAGGTGCTTGTGGTACTGCTAAAGATGAGAGTACGGAAACAAAGGGCGGAGAGACAGAAACAAAAACTTCTGATTTCTCTGTAGCAATGGTTACTGACATCGGTGGAGTAGACGACAAATCATTCAACCAATCAGCTTGGACAGGAATCAAAGAATTTGGCGAAGAAAATGGTCTTGAAAAAGGCGATGGTGGCTTTGATTATCTACAATCAACTTCTGACGCTGACTACAACACAAACTTAAACAAATTAGTACGTCGTGATTTTGACTTAGTTTTCGGCATTGGATTCTTAATGGAAGCTGCTGTAAATGAAATTGCTGGTCAACAACCAGATGCACATCTTGCGATTATTGATGCAGTAGTAGATCAGCCAAATGTGGCATCCGTATTATTTAAAGAGCAAGAAGGTTCTTACCTTGCTGGAGTTGCTGCTGCGTTGATGACTAAATCGAAAAAAATCGGTTTCGTAGGTGGTATGGAAATTCCTGTAATCGAGCGTTTTGAAGCTGGTTTCTTAGAAGGCGTTGCTGCAGTAGACCCTAACATTGAAGTTGATGTTCAGTACACTGGAGCATTTGACAAAGCTGAGCTTGGTAAAACAACAGCTAACCGTATGTATTCTTCGGGTGTAGATATTATTTTCCACGCTGCAGGTGGTACTGGTAACGGGGTATTCGCTGAAGCAAAAGAATTAAAAACCAAAAATCCAGATGCTTATGTTTGGGTAATCGGTGTTGACTCTGACCAATATGAAGAAGGTACTGTTGGCGACACGAACATTACGTTAACATCGATGTTAAAACGTGTTGACGTGGCTGTTAAAAACCTTTCTAAAATGGCTATGGATGGCGAATTCCCAGGTGGGGAAACAACTGTTTATGGTTTAACTGAAGAAGGCGTTGGTCTAGCAGATTCTCGTGGAGCAATTCCTGATGATGTATTAGCACAAATTGATGAGTATTCGAAGAAAATTGCAGATGGCGAAATCGAAGTTTCTGATACTGTAAAGTAA
- the yfmF gene encoding EF-P 5-aminopentanol modification-associated protein YfmF: MFQSIKLQQGIHLHIRPTDQFKTVNFAFKFKQALTNRSASERSVLANVLLHSNELYPSNPAFRSHLDELYGTIMYLDSSKKGSDHYITLLAESVNDHYLSTDGVLDQVLNLLQTVLFQPNFEQGKFKESIVKREKDSVTQRIESLYDDKTRYAQHRLIELMRPNHPASIGVNGTISDVSAITKESLFEAYDKMLKEDDLNIYVVGDVDVKEMTSKIKQAFPFISRDIKQKVPHQNIQHPTVEENYVNEFQDMKQGKLHIGYETPVTFSHPDFPKMQIANGIFGGYPHAKLFLNVREKESMAYYVSSSFSSAYGLVFVLAGIDASKQEKAVRLIDEQLDLMKKGEISQNEIDQTVAMLKNQIKEALDSARGQIEIFDQYKDLDEKFSVENLVRNWSSITKDDIQDMARSINKQIVYLLSGKEEQ, translated from the coding sequence ATGTTTCAATCTATAAAGTTACAACAAGGCATTCATTTACATATTCGTCCAACTGATCAATTTAAAACCGTAAATTTTGCTTTTAAATTTAAACAGGCCTTAACAAATCGTTCCGCATCAGAACGCTCGGTACTTGCAAATGTATTGTTACACAGTAATGAACTCTACCCATCAAACCCAGCATTTCGAAGTCATTTAGATGAACTTTACGGTACGATTATGTACTTGGATTCAAGTAAAAAAGGCAGCGATCATTATATTACCTTGCTCGCTGAGTCCGTTAATGATCATTATTTGTCTACAGATGGCGTGTTAGATCAAGTGCTTAACTTATTGCAAACCGTTTTATTTCAACCAAATTTCGAGCAAGGGAAATTTAAAGAATCTATAGTTAAACGCGAAAAAGATTCTGTTACTCAACGTATTGAGTCTCTTTACGATGATAAAACTCGCTATGCACAACATCGATTAATTGAACTTATGCGTCCCAATCATCCAGCGTCAATTGGTGTAAATGGAACAATTAGTGATGTTTCCGCTATCACAAAAGAATCACTATTTGAAGCATACGATAAAATGCTTAAAGAAGATGATTTAAACATTTATGTTGTTGGCGACGTCGACGTTAAAGAAATGACATCTAAAATAAAACAAGCATTTCCATTTATTTCACGTGATATAAAGCAAAAAGTACCCCATCAAAATATTCAACATCCGACTGTTGAGGAAAATTATGTAAACGAATTCCAAGATATGAAGCAAGGAAAACTGCATATTGGTTATGAAACACCTGTGACGTTTAGCCATCCTGATTTCCCGAAAATGCAAATTGCAAATGGTATATTTGGCGGTTATCCTCACGCAAAACTTTTCTTAAATGTACGTGAAAAAGAGAGCATGGCTTATTATGTGTCAAGTTCGTTCTCTTCAGCCTATGGTCTTGTTTTTGTGTTAGCTGGGATTGACGCAAGTAAGCAAGAAAAAGCTGTACGGTTAATTGATGAGCAGCTTGATTTAATGAAAAAAGGTGAAATTTCACAAAATGAAATAGACCAAACAGTTGCGATGTTGAAAAATCAAATAAAAGAGGCACTTGATTCTGCACGAGGTCAAATCGAGATTTTCGATCAATATAAAGACCTGGATGAAAAATTCTCAGTCGAAAATTTAGTCCGAAATTGGTCGTCAATTACTAAAGATGATATTCAAGATATGGCGAGGTCAATAAATAAACAAATTGTGTATTTATTGTCCGGAAAGGAGGAACAGTGA
- the ymfI gene encoding elongation factor P 5-aminopentanone reductase, with translation MKKFACIFGASGEIGQSIALEMSTQGWSLYLHFHENKLAVEKLYTHLQELFPQQEFHVFQVDLGRNEDVSNVLAQLFEVQAIIFASGQALYQLLEDTSLQDMESVWRTHVQSPMFIIGQLASKLRRFNTSYIVFIGSIWGETGAAGETVYSAVKGAQHAFIKAYAKEAGSSGVRVNAIAPGYIDTKMNESLDEYEREIIENDIPLKQIGKPQDVANLVSFLTSEKADYITGQVLSVNGGWYI, from the coding sequence TTGAAGAAATTCGCCTGCATTTTTGGAGCATCTGGTGAAATAGGGCAATCTATTGCGCTGGAAATGTCTACTCAAGGTTGGAGCTTGTACTTACATTTTCATGAAAATAAACTTGCTGTAGAAAAATTATATACACATCTCCAAGAACTTTTTCCGCAACAAGAATTTCATGTCTTTCAAGTTGACCTGGGACGTAATGAAGATGTCAGTAATGTATTAGCACAACTATTTGAAGTTCAAGCAATTATTTTTGCATCTGGCCAAGCTCTGTATCAATTACTTGAAGATACTTCTCTCCAAGATATGGAATCTGTTTGGCGAACACATGTGCAATCACCCATGTTCATTATCGGTCAATTAGCATCAAAATTAAGAAGGTTTAATACTTCGTATATTGTCTTTATTGGCTCGATATGGGGAGAAACAGGTGCAGCGGGAGAAACCGTCTATTCAGCGGTTAAAGGCGCACAACATGCATTTATAAAAGCATACGCAAAAGAAGCTGGCTCTTCCGGTGTTAGAGTGAATGCTATTGCTCCAGGATATATTGATACTAAAATGAACGAATCACTTGATGAATATGAGAGGGAAATAATTGAAAATGACATTCCTTTAAAGCAAATTGGTAAGCCACAAGATGTGGCAAATCTGGTGTCTTTTTTAACAAGCGAAAAAGCAGATTATATTACAGGACAAGTGCTAAGCGTTAATGGTGGTTGGTACATATAA
- a CDS encoding GntR family transcriptional regulator, whose protein sequence is MTIKADSRHLYLQVIDRLKGDIEKGVFKEKEKLPSEFELAKLLGVSRATLREALRLLEEENIIVRRHGVGTFVNPKPVFTSGIEHLTSISSMIRTAGMEPGTIYLSSTESFPSDEDIKRLHCNKDETVITIERVRTANGVPVVYCVDKVPTKYLPADFFKRQEGSIFAAIEESGEIRVTHAVAIIDPTGFHEVASPILECGSETALLVLKQSHFNDKEQVVLYSKNYFRADKFSFHVVRKRV, encoded by the coding sequence ATGACAATAAAAGCAGATAGTCGTCATTTGTATCTCCAAGTGATCGATCGTCTAAAAGGCGATATTGAAAAAGGTGTGTTTAAAGAGAAGGAAAAACTTCCTTCAGAATTTGAACTGGCCAAATTACTTGGAGTCAGTCGAGCAACACTTCGTGAAGCACTTAGACTGTTGGAAGAAGAAAATATCATCGTTAGACGTCATGGTGTAGGTACATTTGTTAATCCAAAACCTGTTTTTACTTCAGGTATTGAACATTTAACAAGTATATCTTCTATGATTCGTACTGCGGGAATGGAACCCGGAACTATTTATTTAAGTTCAACGGAGTCATTTCCGTCTGATGAAGATATAAAACGCTTACATTGCAATAAAGACGAGACTGTCATTACAATTGAACGTGTAAGAACAGCAAATGGTGTACCTGTTGTTTATTGTGTAGATAAAGTACCTACAAAGTATTTGCCGGCTGATTTTTTTAAAAGGCAAGAAGGTTCGATCTTTGCAGCAATTGAGGAATCCGGGGAAATCCGTGTAACTCATGCCGTTGCTATTATTGATCCAACAGGTTTCCATGAAGTAGCATCACCGATTTTAGAGTGTGGTTCTGAAACGGCGTTACTAGTTCTTAAACAATCACATTTTAATGACAAAGAGCAAGTTGTATTATATTCAAAAAACTATTTTAGGGCTGACAAATTCAGTTTCCATGTAGTGCGTAAAAGGGTGTAA
- a CDS encoding ABC transporter permease: MSNRIVNILVPVISVILGLLVGAIVMLVSGYDPIAGYSALWNGIFGDVYTMGETIRQITPYILAGLAVAFAFRTGLFNIGVEGQLIVGWFAAAYVGVAFDLPKMIHLPLAILAAAAAGALWGFIPGLLKARFKVHEVIVTIMMNYVALHTTNALVRAISDGGDNTGPINPNASLRSDFLANMTDFSRLHYGIIIALVMVLVMYIILEKTTLGFELKAVGLNQHASEYAGMNVNKNIILAMVISGAFAGLGGAMEALGTFGFASVKGGFTGIGFDGIAVALLGANTPLGIIFGATLFGSLKYGATNMPNEAGIPEEIVSIVIAIIIFFVASGYVIRLLVQRFSKNKEAK, translated from the coding sequence ATGTCTAATCGTATTGTTAACATTCTAGTTCCTGTAATCTCTGTTATTTTAGGTTTACTTGTAGGAGCTATCGTCATGCTAGTTAGTGGATACGATCCGATTGCAGGGTATTCCGCCTTATGGAACGGGATTTTTGGAGACGTCTATACTATGGGTGAAACGATACGCCAAATTACGCCTTATATTCTAGCTGGTTTAGCTGTAGCATTTGCTTTCCGTACTGGGCTATTTAACATTGGTGTTGAAGGTCAATTAATTGTGGGTTGGTTTGCAGCTGCTTATGTTGGAGTAGCTTTTGATTTACCGAAAATGATTCACTTGCCACTCGCAATTCTCGCAGCCGCAGCCGCAGGTGCATTATGGGGATTCATCCCAGGCCTTTTAAAAGCTCGTTTTAAGGTTCATGAAGTAATTGTCACCATCATGATGAACTACGTTGCTCTTCACACAACAAACGCATTAGTACGTGCTATCTCAGATGGGGGAGACAATACCGGTCCAATTAATCCAAATGCTTCACTTCGCTCAGATTTTTTAGCGAATATGACAGATTTCTCTCGTTTACATTATGGGATAATTATTGCACTTGTAATGGTTTTGGTAATGTATATTATTTTAGAGAAAACAACACTTGGGTTTGAATTAAAAGCAGTTGGATTAAATCAACATGCATCCGAATATGCGGGGATGAATGTCAATAAAAATATTATTCTAGCAATGGTTATTTCAGGTGCATTTGCTGGTTTAGGTGGGGCAATGGAAGCACTGGGTACATTTGGGTTTGCTTCAGTTAAAGGTGGATTTACAGGAATTGGGTTTGACGGTATCGCTGTAGCATTACTTGGAGCGAATACACCTCTTGGTATTATATTTGGTGCAACATTGTTTGGGTCATTAAAATATGGGGCAACCAATATGCCAAATGAAGCAGGTATTCCAGAGGAAATCGTATCGATAGTAATTGCGATTATCATTTTCTTCGTAGCATCAGGTTATGTTATCCGATTACTTGTACAACGCTTCAGTAAGAATAAGGAGGCGAAGTAA